One genomic window of Etheostoma spectabile isolate EspeVRDwgs_2016 chromosome 7, UIUC_Espe_1.0, whole genome shotgun sequence includes the following:
- the vwa1 gene encoding von Willebrand factor A domain-containing protein 1, with product MESHMLLTWMLLCTTLLRQSATQNPPPEGVLNCCEGDVLFLLDSSGSVSAYEHSRMLTFLSELLRPFSLGEDQVRVGLLQVGTQPRLEFGFGTHSIQSSLQEALGNTKPLRGDTNTVEALKMAKEWVLRPGTADGARPGLPRVLVWLTDGVKPGDVIGPMVELQEEGVAVLVVSTGHGNYQVLRQVVTPPAESHLYFVDIDDMSIITEDLRDAIIAIIRAERINIRDVSTNSATLQWRPVLSGLAGYYEIRFGPLPTGTGGGGGGGGTGTSPSTGGSDFQRLTQSADSSTARLTGLKPDTTYTATLTPKFNEQAFNKLSVTFKTKPEVLSPAVVTVSESGQTSVRVSWGPPQPETVASYYVEYSALPRGKLHAVTVGRTQNSTLLTNLQPDTTYLVTVSARHTSGTEKAMSVKVCTEEVTPALADLQLTTVGSDSVQVDWKSSVGGLRGYWLTWEAQQSSVTGQRSSFYLPPDSLSTRLTHLPPATRVCVSPIYRTARGEGLCCTAQFHSDALSYGFQS from the exons ATGGAGAGCCACATGTTGTTGACATGGATGCTGTTGTGTACTACGCTCCTGCGGCAGTCGGCTACACAGAACCCCCCACCTGAAGGAG TGCTGAACTGCTGCGAGGGCGACGTCCTCTTCTTATTGGATTCCTCTGGAAGTGTGTCGGCCTATGAGCACTCCCGCATGCTCACCTTCCTGTCTGAGCTCCTCCGCCCCTTTTCGCTGGGAGAGGACCAGGTGAGGGTAGGACTTCTGCAGGTGGGCACCCAACCACGCCTTGAGTTTGGCTTTGGCACCCATAGCATCCAAAGTAGCCTACAGGAGGCTTTGGGGAACACCAAACCTCTCAGGGGGGACACCAACACAGTGGAGGCGTTGAAAATGGCAAAAGAGTGGGTGCTGAGACCTGGAACAGCAGACGGGGCCCGACCAGGGCTCCCTAGGGTGCTGGTGTGGTTGACTGATGGGGTGAAACCAGGTGATGTGATTGGACCAATGGTTGAGCTGCAGGAGGAAGGCGTGGCTGTGCTGGTGGTCTCCACTGGGCACGGCAACTATCAGGTGTTGAGGCAAGTGGTGACTCCGCCTGCAGAAAGCCACCTGTACTTTGTGGACATCGATGATATGAGTATCATCACAGAGGACCTGCGGGACGCCATCATTG CGATTATACGAGCTGAGCGAATCAACATCCGTGACGTCTCCACCAACTCTGCCACGCTCCAGTGGCGACCCGTTCTGTCCGGTTTGGCGGGGTACTACGAGATCCGCTTTGGTCCGCTTCCGACAGGAacaggaggaggtggtggaggaggcgGAACTGGGACCAGTCCGAGCACCGGCGGTAGTGATTTCCAGAGGCTAACCCAATCTGCAGATTCCAGCACTGCCAGGCTAACGGGCCTGAAACCTGATACCACCTATACCGCCACGCTGACCCCGAAGTTCAATGAACAAGCGTTTAACAAACTCTCTGTCACCTTCAAAACAAAGCCAG AGGTGCTGAGCCCAGCTGTGGTAACGGTCTCTGAGTCGGGGCAAACCAGCGTCCGGGTGAGTTGGGGTCCTCCTCAGCCGGAGACGGTCGCAAGTTACTACGTTGAGTACTCAGCCTTGCCCAGGGGCAAGCTTCACGCTGTCACCGTGGGCCGAACGCAAAATTCCACGCTCCTCACGAACCTCCAACCAGATACGACTTACTTGGTCACCGTTAGTGCCCGGCACACCTCGGGCACAGAGAAGGCCATGTCTGTCAAAGTGTGCACTGAGGAAG TGACTCCAGCGCTGGCAGATCTCCAGCTGACCACGGTGGGTAGTGACTCAGTGCAGGTCGATTGGAAGAGCAGCGTAGGCGGTCTGAGGGGCTACTGGCTCACCTGGGAGGCACAGCAAAGCTCTGTCACTGGCCAGCGCTCCTCCTTCTATTTGCCTCCAGACTCTCTGTCAACGCGTCTCACACACCTACCCCCCGCAactagagtgtgtgtgtcacccATTTACAGGACGGCGCGAGGAGAGGGACTGTGTTGCACGGCGCAGTTCCATTCAG ATGCGTTATCATATGGTTTTCAATCATAG
- the micos10 gene encoding MICOS complex subunit MIC10, whose translation MFSMSEKELGKKWDRCLADGAIKLGTGLGLGIVFSVLFFKRHTWPISFGSGAGLGMAYANCQNDLRSFYLLHRSKKEQ comes from the exons ATGTTCAGCATGTCTGAAAAGGAGCTTGGGAAAAAGTGGGACCGGTGCCTGGCAGACGGTGCCATTAAACTTG gcactGGGCTGGGGTTAGGAATCgtgttttctgttctgttcttcAAAC GGCACACATGGCCGATTTCATTCGGCTCAGGAGCGGGACTTGGCATGGCATATGCCAACTGTCAGAATGACCTGAGGTCCTTTTATTTGCTGCACAGAAGCAAAAAG GAGCAATAG
- the sike1 gene encoding suppressor of IKBKE 1, with protein MACTLEKVLGDARTLLERLKEHDTAAEGLIEQSGALSQRVQSMREVGNALPEKQTEDTSGFQELTKYKPHVLLNQENTQIKELQQENKELWLSLEEHQYALELIMGRYRKQMLQLMMAKKELDTKPVLSLHENHAKEVQNQVERICEMGQVMRRAVQVDDQHYCSVRERLAQLEIENKELRDLLAISKSSVKTAREESNQPAVEQSPQPGSYE; from the exons ATGGCCTGCACTTTGGAAAAAGTGTTGGGCGATGCCCGGACCCTTCTCGAGAGGCTGAAAGAGCACGACACGGCCGCCGAGGGACTGATAGAGCAGTCCGGGGCCCTCAGCCAGAGAGTGCAGAGCATGAGAGAGGTGGGAAATGCCCTTCCAGAAAAG CAAACAGAAGACACTTCAGGATTTCAGGAGCTGACAAAATACAAGCCTCATGTCCTTCTGAATCAGGAAAACACCCAAATCAAAGAACTACAGCAGGAGAATAAAG AACTATGGTTATCTCTTGAAGAACATCAGTATGCGCTAGAGTTGATCATGGGTCGATACCGCAAGCAGATGCTCCAGCTGATGATGGCAAAGAAGGAGTTGGACACCAAACCTGTGCTTAGCCTTCATGAGAACCACGCAAAA GAAGTGCAGAACCAAGTAGAGCGGATATGCGAGATGGGCCAGGTGATGAGAAGAGCAGTGCAGGTGGACGATCAGCACTACTGCTCTGTTCGAGAGAGACTCGCCCAACTAGAG ATTGAGAACAAGGAGCTGCGAGATCTCCTGGCCATCAGCAAGAGCTCTGTGAAGACTGCAAGGGAAGAAAGCAACCAGCCAGCAGTGGAACAGTCCCCTCAGCCAGGCTCCTATGAGTGA
- the htr6 gene encoding 5-hydroxytryptamine receptor 6: MADSHLSGSVGSYNSSSPTTSAWNITGSGPWLLAFMLTVIILMTVCGNMLLIAVVFAHRSLRCTSNCFLVSLFLSDLMVAVVVMPPAMLNVLCGAWVLWPAFCPIWLCFDVMCCSASILNLCVISLDRYLFIISPLRYKQRMTPPRALLLVGAAWGLAALASFLPIKMKWHSLGHWSGHSSVPGISSSNISSYSDTLYPASYFQLSPSGGLSFQCRLQVTLPFALVASVLTFFLPSSAICFTYCRILLAARRQAMRVAALSHPPHPHPSLGEPSRPPSARVAAGQAQQDRDDYSHQEPPVSQNVPPSVNSERCLAHRQGRRALKASLTLGVLLGLFFSAWLPFFITNMAQAVCECVPMALFDAITWLGYCNSTMNPIIYPLFMRDFKRALGKLLPCCSSQSPRRPSPALSLSLRNSGDPNIPSSPPSPLPSDPTQPPATATDAVNLLDAEHAGIDLPLLLPNQVDTLD; encoded by the exons ATGGCTGACTCTCACTTGTCTGGCTCCGTAGGAAGCTACAACAGCAGCTCCCCCACCACCAGTGCTTGGAACATCACTGGCAGCGGCCCGTGGTTGTTGGCCTTTATGCTGACTGTCATCATCCTCATGACGGTCTGTGGCAACATGTTGCTTATCGCTGTGGTGTTTGCCCATCGCTCTTTGCGTTGCACCTCAAACTGCTTCCTTGTGTCTCTTTTCCTGTCTGACCTAATGGTGGCCGTGGTGGTCATGCCCCCAGCCATGCTCAATGTTCTGTGTGGGGCCTGGGTGCTGTGGCCTGCCTTTTGCCCAATTTGGCTCTGCTTTGACGTCATGTGCTGCAGCGCGTCCATTCTCaacctgtgtgtgatcagccTGGACCGCTACCTTTTCATCATCTCACCACTGCGCTACAAGCAGCGGATGACTCCACCTCGGGCATTGCTCCTGGTAGGAGCTGCTTGGGGGTTGGCAGCTTTGGCTTCCTTTCTTCCCATTAAGATGAAATGGCACAGCTTAGGCCATTGGAGTGGACACTCATCTGTTCCTGGGATCAGCAGTAGCAACATCAGCTCTTACTCTGACACACTGTACCCAGCATCCTACTTTCAGCTGTCACCATCAGGAGGCCTTTCCTTCCAGTGCCGTCTGCAGGTCACCCTGCCCTTTGCCCTGGTGGCATCTGTACTTACATTCTTTTTGCCCTCGAGCGCCATTTGCTTCACTTACTGTCGGATCCTTCTGGCAGCGCGGAGGCAGGCGATGAGGGTCGCAGCACTGAGCCACCCACCACACCCCCATCCCTCTCTAGGGGAACCTTCCAGGCCTCCATCAGCCAGGGTTGCAGCAGGGCAAGCTCAGCAGGATAGAGATGACTACAGTCATCAGGAACCTCCTGTGTCACAAAATGTACCG CCGTCAGTGAACAGTGAGCGTTGTCTGGCTCACAGGCAGGGTCGGAGGGCACTAAAGGCCAGTCTGACCCTAGGAGTCCTCCTGGGACTCTTCTTCAGCGCTTGGCTGCCCTTTTTCATCACCAATATGGCTCAG GCAGTGTGTGAGTGCGTCCCCATGGCGCTCTTCGACGCCATCACCTGGCTGGGCTACTGCAACAGCACCATGAACCCCATCATCTACCCGCTGTTCATGAGAGACTTCAAGCGGGCTCTGGGGAAGCTCTTGCCCTGCTGTTCCTCGCAGTCTCCGAGAAGACCCTCACCAGcgctttccctctctctccgcAACTCGGGAGACCCTAACATTCCCAGCAGCCCCCCCTCTCCGCTGCCTTCTGATCCCACTCAGCCCCCTGCCACTGCCACTGATGCGGTCAACCTGCTGGATGCCGAGCACGCTGGCATCGATTTGCCTCTGCTTCTGCCCAATCAGGTCGACACCCTGGATTGA
- the tmco4 gene encoding transmembrane and coiled-coil domain-containing protein 4 encodes MEEKHSSTDTNFAPDPGGAGTTQDTPGDPIPEEIISRQLTEQGRFAYAALCGVSLGQLFTGPENSVFRDKYLLGLVRWLNLDESVMPVMGAFLSGLGFEGSDTFLSILQAEPLLASGATPIIQDLVSFSVKDGQYDARSRVLIRHVSCLLRVFPQQLEEFEETLGERLREAGEESEEESSLRLKRERGRKLRRYLLIGLATVGGGTVIGVTGGLAAPLVAAGASALLGAGGAAALGSATGIAIMASLFGAAGAGLTGYKMKKCVGAIEEFEFLPLRSGKHLHLTIAVTGWLCSGKYSSFQAPWCSLGECGEQYCLVWESRFLKDLGSAMASLLDGLVSMVAQEALKYTVLSGIVAALTWPASLLAAASVIDNPWCVCLNRSAEVGKNLAQVLRSRQQGKRPVSLIGFSLGARVIYYCLQELANDKGSEGVVEDVVLLGAPVDGSEKAWERMSRVVAGKIVNGYCRGDWLLGFLYRSSSAQMSVAGLQPINLQDRRIINVDLSSVVKGHLDYMRQMDTILVAVGVPTKEVPGASFALPHFVTFTQGTVDIPDQTPNEQQVTETQNQAEQAEACTGESGDVKEADKREEMVDGWDIPDISDLLDSLNDTDSDRNNILLTSEESVSNDNTASALNALSDAVEEADPDNEHTSWSWDDTHWSTEHTQEQRQPNL; translated from the exons ATGGAGGAAAAACATAGCAGTACGGACACCAATTTTGCTCCAG ACCCAGGGGGGGCTGGAACAACACAAGATACCCCAGGTGACCCCATCCCAGAGGAAATAATCAGCAGACAGCTGACTGAACAGGGCCGGTTTGCTTATGCTGCACTGTGTGGTGTTTCTCTGGGCCAGTTGTTCACTGGACCTGAAAACAG tgtgttcagggacaagTATCTGCTAGGCTTGGTCCGCTGGCTGAACCTGGATGAGTCGGTGATGCCGGTCATGGGGGCTTTCCTGTCAGGCCTGGGCTTTGAAGGCTCCGACACCTTTCTCTCCATCCTACAGGCCGAACCACTTCTAGCTTCAGGGGCCACCCCGATCATCCAG GATCTGGTGTCTTTTTCTGTCAAAGACG GCCAGTATGATGCCAGATCAAGGGTTCTCATCCGTCATGTCAGCTGTCTGCTACGAGTCTTTCCACAGCAGCTGGAGGAGTTTGAGGAAACACTGGGAGAGAGGCTGAGGGAAGCAGGAGAGGAGAGCGA AGAGGAGTCCTCTCTGCGgctgaagagagaaagaggacgaAAGTTGCGCCGCTACCTCCTCATTGGACTAGCCACCGTGGGAGGAGGAACTGTGATTG GTGTGACAGGTGGGCTGGCCGCCCCCTTAGTGGCAGCAGGGGCCAGTGCTTTGCTGGGGGCAGGAGGGGCTGCTGCTCTGGGCTCAGCCACTGGCATTGCAATCATGGCCTCCCTGTTTGGAGCAGCAGGAGCTGGATTGACAG GCTATAAGATGAAGAAGTGTGTCGGGGCGATAGAGGAATTTGAATTCCTGCCTCTGAGATCCGGGAAGCATCTTCACCTCACCATCGCGGTGACCGGTTGGCTCTGCAGtggtaaataca GTTCGTTCCAGGCCCCGTGGTGCAGCCTGGGCGAGTGCGGGGAACAGTACTGCCTGGTGTGGGAGTCACGTTTCCTCAAGGATCTGGGCTCAGCCATGGCCTCTCTGTTGGATGGGCTGGTCAGCATGGTGGCCCAGGAGGCGCTTAAGTACACAGTGCTCTCAG GCATCGTGGCGGCTCTGACGTGGCCTGCGTCTTTGCTGGCAGCCGCCAGCGTCATCGACAACCCGTGGTGTGTTTGTCTGAACCGCTCAGCTGAAGTGGGGAAAAATCTGGCACAGGTTTTGAGAAGCAGACAGCAG GGTAAGCGGCCTGTCAGCCTCATAGGTTTCAGTCTTGGGGCCAGAGTTATCTACTACTGTCTTCAGGAGCTGGCAAATGACAAAG GGAGTGAAGGAGTCGTGGAGGATGTAGTCCTCTTGGGGGCCCCTGTGGACGGCTCTGAAAAGGCCTGGGAGAGAATGTCCAGGGTAGTGGCTGGAAAGATAGTGAACGGCTACTGCAG AGGGGACTGGCTCCTGGGGTTCTTGTACCGAAGTTCATCTGCACAAATGTCTGTTGCTGGGCTACAGCCAATCAACCTCCAGGATCGGCGTATAATCAATGTGGATCTTTCCTCAGTG GTGAAAGGTCACTTGGACTACATGCGTCAAATGGACACCATCTTGGTGGCAGTAGGTGTTCCCACCAAAGAAGTACCAGGAGCCTCCTTTGCTCTTCCTCACTTTGTAACATTTACACAAGGGACAGTGGACATCCCTGACCAAACCCCCAATGAGCAACAAGTGACTGAGACACAAAACCAAGCTGAGCAGGCGGAGGCCTGCACAGGAGAAAGTGGAGACGTGAAAGAAGCGGATAAGAGAGAGGAGATGGTTGACGGTTGGGATATTCCTGATATTTCGGACCTGCTGGACTCCTTAAATGATACAGACTCCGACAGGAACAATATACTACTAACTTCTGAGGAGAGtgtaagtaatgacaacacagCGTCTGCTTTAAATGCCCTGAGCGACGCCGTAGAGGAGGCCGACCCTGATAATGAACACACGTCATGGAGCTGGGATGATACACACTGGAgtacagaacacacacaggaacaaagGCAGCCAAACTTGTAA